The sequence TGTTCTTCAATCTATTGATTCTTTGCTGCCAATCAAGTTTACACAGGATAATCTGGGGTAAAGAAATAGTTTGCTCGGGATGATGTTCTGTATTTTGAAAGTAAATACTTGATAACAATCTGATGATGGCACTTGCACAAAACTTCCCATAATACATTTGATTTGGTAGCTACTATATTTGCAAAGGTCATGATACAACCTTCTAGTCTACGAAAACCCGTCAACATCTTTCTAAGTCTTCTACTTATTGCATTTTTTGTTCGCATTATATTAGTAGATCAATGTGTGCAATATCTTTCTGCTTATAAAGGGTACTATGTGACAGAAACAGATACTGTCACTATTAAACATTTTGAGAATTGCACTGTAGGGATGGGAAGAAGGTCACAACTGCATAGTGTAGGGGAGTTTTTGGGAAGTATAGCTTTCTCATTTGAATTAAATCAGTTGGCCAAAGCCAAAGATCCAACACTCAAATGTTATGCATTCTGGTTATTGTCTAAACGCAATGAAAAAGAATTAATAAAGAATCTATTAGTACTAAATCAGAAAGATACAACTGCAATTACATATTCAGGCCCTTGTACAGGATGGGATACACATGTAGGAGAATTGATGCTTGATATAGTAGTTGATGGAAATAGCTTTCCACTGACTCAAATCCTCACCCAAAAAGATTTGAAAGAACTGGGTATACATAATCGTAAAATCATACTCGATAATCGGCCTCCAGAATACAAGTATACCGATTGTTGCGAAGGATGGAATATTGCATTTGGATGTTCTGAAGTTATCAGAAACTAACCCAAATAAGCAAGTGCGCGAGTATCTATAGAAGAAAGGAGACTAAGATTTGAGATTCCGGATGAAGAAGTACTTGAAGGGGATGAAAATGGAAAAATCAACATAGACTATAAGCTGGATTCATTAGGAGTGGAAATATCCAGACGTTCTTCCTTTACTCTTTTTAGAGATGAAGACTGGAATTGGGACATCAAAGTGCATTAACTGGTATGTCAGATCTAATAATACATAGCCAATATACAAATCCTTTCTAGTCACTCATATTAAATCATGTACAAAACGACTCTCAGAAGTTGCGCTGGAATAATCCTATGAAAATAGTCTATTGTCTTTTGATATGCTTATTACTATCAGTATTCATCTATGGTCAGGAATCTACACATATCTCTATTACTCGATTGACAGTAAATCATCATGGCATAAAGTCCATATTACGTAAAATGTATCGGGAAGAGAAAGATAGCTTCGAAAGTCCTCATGATGATATTTTTACTGTTTTAAGACTTGAAGAAAAATCCAGATATGTCTATGAAATTAAAGTTGGCATCATTGACTGTACCAGTTACACACATTTAACCAGTGCCACAAAGGATAGCCTGTTGGGGTATTTCGATTTCAAAGGAGTACCTGTCTTGGTATTCAGTAATAAGGTAACCTCGTTACTTACTAAAACCAACCAGCAAAAGAAATTTAATTTTGTAGAAGCGATAATTGCAGCACCGATAAATAAAGAGGATGAAAATAAAATTCCTCCTCCTCCCTCAAATTTTGAACCTACAATCTGGTATTATACATTAAAAGACAGAGAAATCATTTTTAATAAAGTAATCTTGGATACAAGAACACTAGAATAAAGCCAATTTCTGAGAAATAAGTACTTAAGTTGATTAAAAATGGATTATTATGATAGATATAAGAATGGACAATGTATTGATGTCTGGAGTGAGTTAACAGAAATGCAGACACATCCTATTGAACAGCAAACACAAATCGCTAATTACTGGATCTCATGTGTGATAGGGTAGAATATAATCTTAATGTCATTGTTTCCCTTTTACCCATATTTGGTTATACATTTCATGATTTTGGAATCACTTCTGATCATGAGGCAATTCCTTATGAAATTGTCCCAGTACAAGGTACAAGGGAGATAATGGAGTTAAACAATTACTTAAACCCTCCTGTTAACCATCTTTAATAAATAATGCTATATAGTTTGGAATAGAATGTCATAAAACAACTGTCATAGTTCCTATTCCTATCCATCATGTTTTGGACAGGCTCTTGTAAATCGACTAGACTACCATATTTTGTACTAGCATTTCTATACTACTTGTTCTTTTTTTCTAGTTTGCTTAACGATTGTCTTCTTATTAATTCTGCAATGCCTGTTCCATTATACGTATGATCGTTATACTCAATAAATGTTTCATCTTGATAATTGACTTTTAAGACTATGCTTAAATTCTCTTCGCCGTTTTGTGTGAAGTATATATAAAGCCAATGTATAGGTCGAATGTTGTCAATGTATTTTGCAGGAGCAGATTGTAATGTAGTACAAAAAGTTTCTATCTCTTTTTTATCAACTATTGTAAGTTTTGCATCATGGCTGAAATGCCACTCGTTATCACTCCATTTCCAACTGCCTTCGCGAATCTCGATTTTGCTTATTGACTTTGCGTTTACCAATGGTTTCTTTGAAGTGTCAAACCAGGATTCTCTAAAGTACAAAGTGTAAGAAGCATTAATCACAAATAGTCCATTTGACACAATAAAAAGAATAATAAGCGTCTTGCGTTGTTTCTTATCAGTAAAAAGTTGTTTCCAGGTTATCATTCACTATGATTACTAATGCTAAAATATGGTGGGTGCTCTGACTGTCTAATACTGTTATCCATCAAAGATATGAAAGCTATTTTTTAGCTCGTTGCTCAACATTATTTAAAATTCTATTGATCTAGAGTCAAAAGTAGGCTTTCATAATTGATAAATATCAATGGAGAATGCTAAAAGTTGAAAACGCCTTCATAAAGACTTAAAACTACATAAACGTCAGTGAATAACAACTACCACAAAGTATCCCTTTATGATACTTTGTGGTAGTTGGATGTACTTACTTTAGAAAAATGTACCGGTTTGCTTTTACCCAATCTTCCATTGGGGTCATTTTCACTGGAAGCTTTTCCAAAACCTCTCGCATATTAGGGTTGTATTTTGATGGGTATTCACTGACAGTTGCCAGGCTCTGATAGTATTGCTGAATGCCAGTTGCAGCTTCATCGTGCATAAATGTTCGCAGGATATCTCCAAACTCTTTGGGAGGTAGAGCATAGTAGGTGATTTTTTCGCCCAGGCCTATAGAAAACCTTTCGGCTAGTTCAGTCCCATTTAGATTGTCCAGCCCACTTACCTGAAAAGACTGCCCTGCCAGTTCCGGTTTGAAAAGAGCTTCGGCTACCAATGCCCCAACATCTTCAGAACAAATCCAGCCAATGGGCATTTGTTCTGGTGTGGGATAGGCTACCTTTCTCTGATTCTGTACATAGTTGACCGTATAGGGAGCCAGGAGGTTTTCGGCATACAAAGGTGGCTCGATAATACTATAGGGTACTCCGCTTTGCGCAAAGTATTCTTTGACATCCAGTCTTACATCCTCACTGGGAATGCCGGTTTTAGAGGGCGAAAGGTAACCGCTAGTATTCCAGACAATAAGTTTTACATGATTTATCCGGGCCGCATCAATCACATTTCTGGCATATTGTAAACCATCAGCAGGATTAGGCAATGAAGCCGGAATTAAGAATGAAATAGCATCCACTCCTTTCGTAATTTCTATTATTCTGTTGGCATCGGCCATATCTGCCAATACGGGAGTGGCACCTGCTTTTGTCAGGCGAGGGAAATTTGTTTGTGAATGTGTAGTGGCAAGTACCTCTGCACCTTTTCTTTTTGCTGCTCCAATTACATTAAACTGTTGTGAACCTGTGGCTCCAAAAATTAGTACTTTCATATACGAGTTTCTTTTTTATTGTGAAAAACGTATATACTTCCTATCGATAGTTACATATATACCGTAAACTTGTACAAATCTATTGAGGCACTTACATTTGTACAAGTACTTACCAAATAGTTGGGTACCTACTTACGGGTTAGAATTTTTAAATCAGCGAATACAAATGGAAGAAAATTTAAAAAAAATTAATCCTTGTGATGAAAACTGTCCTGTAAAAGCAGCCTTACACTTACTGGGAGGAAAATGGACGTTATTGATACTGTTTCAGATAAACGACAGGATACTGAGATATGGCGAATTGAAAAGAACCATTCCCGGCATAAGCGAAAAGATGTTAATTCAGGAACTAAACTTTCTGGTAGAACATAAGCTGGTAAGCAAAAAATCATATCCCGAAATTCCTCCCCGAGTAGAATACCAACTGACAGACCTTGGCATAAAAGCATTGCCTATTATTGATAAGCTAGCATTATTTGGTCAGGAAAACCTAATTGGGTCTACTCTGTAAATAAATGGGTTTGATTTTATCTCATATCTTTTCTGGAAATAAGGAAAAGCAAGAGCAAGCATTTGAACAATGCTGTTACCATAAGGAAGAAATATTCTAAAACAGTACTGTCTTTATGAAGAGAATTCTCTCTCTTTTTGCCTTTCTCAAAAACGTTGATTACTTAAAACCAAATGAACTATCTGTCACTTAGTATACTTTCTACCCTTTTATTCCTGATAAACAGTTGTAACCAAAAACAGAATTACCAGTATGATACGTTTACAGTAGACACCACTTTGAGTAGGCAACTCGTTTTTCGCCTTATGGATAATGAATATGAGTTACTAAACTTACTTGATAAAGATACAATACCTCGTAAAGCTACCTCTACTGTAACCATAGCAGTACTGCAAGACTCTCACGATCGGATGTATACAATGGACAAGCTCAGATGTGAAGCTAGTCTCAAAAAAGATACCTTGCGGATTACGATCGGGTATGCAGATGGTTTTACCGGAGCAGGGATCAGTGTAAGAGCAACTGGAAATACATTTAATACGTTACCGTACCAATTTTATGATGTGATTACTGGCGAGAAAGAACCTATTATCCATAGTGAAAAACAAAAACTGATGCTCAATAAAGCAGCCTACCAGGTAGGGATAGCCTATACGGCCACCTTTACTTACGAACCATAGATACAGACAGCGTCAAAAAATATGCATCAGGCTTTTTCAGAACAGTTGTAACAAAAGAAGAATAAAGGGTAAAATGAATTTTATTGATACCCCCTCGCCTGTAATCTGAATAGCTCAGCATAGCGACCATTGACTTGCAGCAGTTCCTCATGACTACCAATTTCCAGTAATTCGCCATTGTCCAGCACCAGAATCCGATCAGCCATACGAACCGTAGAGAAGCGGTGTGATATCAGTACAGCCGTTTTCCCCTGAGTGAGTTCTGCAAAACGCTGAAATACTTCGTATTCGGCACGGGCATCCAGAGCGGCAGTCGGTTCGTCGAGAATCAGAACCTGTGCATCACGCATGTAGGCACGCCCCAGGGCTACTTTCTGCCACTCCCCTCCTGATAGTTCTACTCCATCACCGAAGCTACGTCCCAACATCTGGTCATAACGGGCAGGCAGTTTCTCGATTACATGATTGGCCAGGCTTTGCTGTGCAGAAGATTCAATGCGCGACAGGTTTTCTTTATCTCCAATCTTGCCAATAGCAATGTTGGTTCCGGCAGTCATCTTAAATCGTACAAAGTCCTGGAAGATTACGCCTATATTTTCACGCAAGTCTTTCAGATCATATTCCCGCAAGTCGCGTCCATCCAGTAAAATTCGTCCTTCTGTTGGATCATACAGACGCGCCAGCAACTTTACCAGTGTTGTTTTTCCAGCTCCATTCTCCCCTACCAAAGCCAGCTTCTCTCCCGGATGTAAGGTAAAGTTCAGGTGTCGGTTCGCCCATCGTTCTGAATTATGATACCGAAAGCCAACATTCTCAAAAACAAATCCCTGTTGAATTGGACGGGGAAAAGGCAGGGCATTATCGAGAGAAGCGATATTGGGCGTTATATCAAAATATTCAAACAGATCACGTAAATATAGAGCCCCTTGTGATACACTGGAGAAACGAGACAATATACCTTCCAGCAAACTACGCAGTTGTCTGAAGGAACCTGCCAGAAACGTCAGATCCCCAATTGAGATCTTCCCTCCTATAGTCCGCCAGATAATAAGCACATATGCCGAATAATAACCAATTGTTCCAATACCGGAAAGCAAGCTACCCCACGAAGCTCTCCGGATAGATAAACGTCTATTCTGTGTATAAAACTGCCAGGATAGTTCTTTAAACCGATTAATCAGAAAATCGGATAGTCCAAATATCTTCACCTCCTTCGCCGATTCGTCACTAGCCCCCATATAGCGCAGATAATCCAGTTCCCGACGTTCAGGAGTCCACCCTCTCACCAGCGAATAACTCTTCTCATTGAAATAGTTCTCACCCAAAAAAGAAGGAATTACAGCCAAGAGCAAAACCATAATCAGCCAGGGATTAAATGCAACCAGTCCACCTGCCAGAAAGAACATTGTGATGGAATCCTGTACCTGACCGAGCACCTGAGATAGCAGCACCGTACGGCCAATAGTCTGCTGACGAGCCCTCTCCAACTTGTCATAAAATGTAGGATCTTCAAACTGTTCCAGGTCCAGTGTAGCTGCATGCTCCATAATCTGGACAGAGGTCTTGTTGGCAAACAGATCACCCAGCAAACTATCTATCAAGGCAATGGATCTACCCAAACCATCTGATAGGATAGCTAGCCCTAGTTCTGCACCAATAAGCCACCACAGTTGTTCATGATCAGCATTGGATTGTTTGGTCTGAAGTATTACCTCATCTATAATTAATTTACCAATGTAGAGTATTAGTACAGGTATAGCAGCCCGAAAAATACGTAAGATAACATTGGCAATAAATAAAGAGGGAGAGGCATCCCAAACCATGCGAAAGAAAGCAGGCAGGTTGCGTAAAGCACCTAGCCGTTCCCGTAAAGTTACTTTCTCATCAGTTTCATTACCTGGTCTGCCACTACGACCAGTACTAGAGCGAATCGCCATGTATAAAAATCTACTACGTTAAAACCCGATTGGATGTACGAATAATGACACACCATAGGTGTAACAAATTTTCCAGGAAAAAGATCATACACAAAAAAGGTCTGAACAGATGTCCAGACCAGCAAGATATTCTTGACCATTGTATTCTATACAATATCAGGAAAGCAAATCCTTCTCTTTCAAAAAGTCAAATATGAGTTTATCCACTTCTGAAATTTTGTCCTTATCGCTATAATTTAACCAGGTTATTTCTTCAATTTCAGAGGCAGCACTTATCTCTCCAGTATATTCTGCCATATAACAGGTCATTTGTACCATGGCTCCTTCCGGATGCCCGTGTGCCTGCGCCTGAAATACTCCTACTAATTGCAGCGTATCGTTAGTCAGGTTAATACTCAACTCCTCATTGATTTCTCTGCAAAAGCTTGTACATCAGTTTCACCAAGTTCTCTTTTTCCTCCGGGAATATAGTATTTGTCTTTTCCAGAGGTTCTGGTAGAAAGGATAGATTTATTTTTTAACTCAATCCA is a genomic window of Xanthocytophaga agilis containing:
- a CDS encoding SDR family oxidoreductase, with amino-acid sequence MKVLIFGATGSQQFNVIGAAKRKGAEVLATTHSQTNFPRLTKAGATPVLADMADANRIIEITKGVDAISFLIPASLPNPADGLQYARNVIDAARINHVKLIVWNTSGYLSPSKTGIPSEDVRLDVKEYFAQSGVPYSIIEPPLYAENLLAPYTVNYVQNQRKVAYPTPEQMPIGWICSEDVGALVAEALFKPELAGQSFQVSGLDNLNGTELAERFSIGLGEKITYYALPPKEFGDILRTFMHDEAATGIQQYYQSLATVSEYPSKYNPNMREVLEKLPVKMTPMEDWVKANRYIFLK
- a CDS encoding helix-turn-helix domain-containing protein — encoded protein: MEENLKKINPCDENCPVKAALHLLGGKWTLLILFQINDRILRYGELKRTIPGISEKMLIQELNFLVEHKLVSKKSYPEIPPRVEYQLTDLGIKALPIIDKLALFGQENLIGSTL
- a CDS encoding ABC transporter ATP-binding protein, whose amino-acid sequence is MAIRSSTGRSGRPGNETDEKVTLRERLGALRNLPAFFRMVWDASPSLFIANVILRIFRAAIPVLILYIGKLIIDEVILQTKQSNADHEQLWWLIGAELGLAILSDGLGRSIALIDSLLGDLFANKTSVQIMEHAATLDLEQFEDPTFYDKLERARQQTIGRTVLLSQVLGQVQDSITMFFLAGGLVAFNPWLIMVLLLAVIPSFLGENYFNEKSYSLVRGWTPERRELDYLRYMGASDESAKEVKIFGLSDFLINRFKELSWQFYTQNRRLSIRRASWGSLLSGIGTIGYYSAYVLIIWRTIGGKISIGDLTFLAGSFRQLRSLLEGILSRFSSVSQGALYLRDLFEYFDITPNIASLDNALPFPRPIQQGFVFENVGFRYHNSERWANRHLNFTLHPGEKLALVGENGAGKTTLVKLLARLYDPTEGRILLDGRDLREYDLKDLRENIGVIFQDFVRFKMTAGTNIAIGKIGDKENLSRIESSAQQSLANHVIEKLPARYDQMLGRSFGDGVELSGGEWQKVALGRAYMRDAQVLILDEPTAALDARAEYEVFQRFAELTQGKTAVLISHRFSTVRMADRILVLDNGELLEIGSHEELLQVNGRYAELFRLQARGYQ